One segment of Candidatus Nanopelagicales bacterium DNA contains the following:
- a CDS encoding tRNA (adenine-N1)-methyltransferase yields the protein MSMASRSKGPFGEGDLVQLTDPKGKIHTIKLIVGKTFHTHRGGIDHTDIIGLESGSVIYATGGSAYLALRPLLDDFVLSMPRGATPVYPKDAARIVGLMNVHPGDRIAEAGVGSGALTCSLLKALGEEGQLFSFERREEFAKIAQANVATWFGDHPKSWTLQLGDLATELKETMLDAVVLDMLAPWECLDAVEKAVAPGGVFVGYVATTTQLSKLVETIRVTGLWTEPRAEESMLRTWHLDGLSVRPDHRMNGHTGFLVTCRRLAPGSVLPPRRRRPAPGAYGEDYSGPGAEAGIASQTPVEQLES from the coding sequence ATGTCGATGGCGTCGCGAAGTAAAGGTCCTTTCGGTGAAGGGGACCTTGTTCAGCTCACTGATCCCAAAGGGAAAATCCACACGATCAAGTTAATCGTCGGAAAGACCTTTCACACCCATCGTGGCGGTATCGATCACACCGATATTATTGGCCTTGAATCTGGTTCAGTTATTTATGCAACAGGCGGCTCGGCATATCTTGCCCTGCGACCACTCCTGGACGATTTTGTTTTGTCTATGCCACGTGGGGCTACACCCGTGTATCCAAAAGACGCGGCTCGCATCGTCGGCCTGATGAATGTGCACCCTGGCGATCGTATTGCGGAAGCTGGAGTGGGTTCAGGCGCATTGACCTGTTCTCTATTAAAGGCACTGGGTGAAGAGGGGCAACTTTTTTCCTTTGAACGTCGCGAAGAATTCGCCAAGATTGCCCAGGCGAACGTCGCTACGTGGTTTGGTGATCATCCAAAGTCTTGGACACTGCAGTTGGGCGACTTGGCGACAGAACTCAAGGAAACCATGCTCGATGCGGTGGTGTTGGACATGTTGGCACCGTGGGAGTGTCTGGACGCAGTGGAAAAAGCGGTGGCTCCAGGTGGTGTTTTCGTTGGTTACGTCGCCACAACAACGCAGCTGTCAAAACTTGTTGAAACCATTCGCGTGACGGGGCTTTGGACTGAGCCACGCGCCGAAGAAAGCATGCTGCGCACTTGGCACTTGGATGGGTTGTCTGTTCGACCTGACCATCGCATGAATGGGCACACGGGATTTTTGGTTACCTGTCGTCGCCTTGCTCCAGGTTCTGTCCTCCCTCCACGTCGTCGCCGTCCAGCACCAGGTGCTTATGGTGAGGATTACAGTGGGCCGGGCGCTGAAGCTGGAATTGCATCTCAAACTCCAGTGGAGCAGTTAGAGTCCTGA
- a CDS encoding PAC2 family protein, whose translation MIEYDGLPMLREPLLLAAFEGWNDAGESASAAIEYLCEIWGAELLAEFDSEDYYDYQVNRPHVSTNEVGAREITWPSTKIYTALLPNAKHDVVLIQGIEPNMRWQQFVREILGLCAELEVRLVATLGALLTDTPHTRPVPIHGTSTDPALQAELGVEVSTYEGPTGIVGVLQQACSALDIPAVSLWASIPHYVAQPPNPKATLALVQRVEDLVDISIPITELIEDARAWEMGVDELASDDDEVAEYVKQLEEARDAADIPEASGESIAREFERYLRRRGSN comes from the coding sequence GTGATCGAATATGACGGTCTGCCAATGTTGCGCGAACCCCTGCTCTTGGCTGCCTTTGAGGGCTGGAATGACGCTGGCGAGTCAGCTTCGGCTGCTATCGAGTACCTCTGCGAGATCTGGGGCGCCGAATTATTGGCTGAGTTCGATTCCGAGGATTACTACGACTATCAGGTCAATCGCCCTCATGTCAGTACCAATGAAGTTGGCGCCCGAGAAATCACCTGGCCGTCAACCAAGATTTATACCGCCTTATTGCCCAATGCCAAACATGACGTGGTGCTGATCCAGGGCATCGAACCAAATATGCGCTGGCAACAATTCGTCCGCGAAATTCTTGGACTCTGTGCTGAACTTGAAGTTCGCCTAGTTGCGACTTTGGGCGCACTCCTAACTGACACTCCGCATACTCGTCCGGTTCCAATTCATGGAACGAGCACCGACCCCGCACTTCAAGCCGAGCTCGGCGTTGAAGTCTCCACATATGAGGGCCCCACTGGGATCGTGGGAGTTTTGCAACAAGCATGTTCAGCATTGGACATACCGGCGGTTTCCCTTTGGGCATCCATCCCCCACTATGTGGCTCAACCCCCAAACCCAAAGGCAACGCTTGCTTTGGTCCAACGCGTTGAAGACCTCGTTGATATTTCGATTCCCATTACGGAATTGATAGAAGATGCACGCGCTTGGGAGATGGGTGTTGATGAACTGGCCTCTGACGATGACGAGGTTGCCGAGTACGTCAAACAACTTGAGGAAGCTCGTGATGCAGCAGATATTCCCGAGGCAAGCGGTGAATCAATTGCCCGTGAATTCGAACGCTATCTGCGTCGCCGAGGCTCGAACTAA
- the pgi gene encoding glucose-6-phosphate isomerase produces MTNEAVVDPSGTDAWKQLQGFAATVGATPIKELLAQDQTRPAQLSLQAAGVHADFSRQRITTDVIDALIGLARQTDVFELRDAMFAGEHINTTENRAVLHTALRLPRSAQLIVDGTNIVDEVYEVLDRMAVFSDAVRSGQWVGATGKKITDVVNIGIGGSDLGPAMAYLALEDFRDQSITCHFVSNVDPSDVGVVLERLNPETTLFVIASKTFTTLETMTNAGDARAWVVAALGEASVQKHFVALSTNAQAVTAFGIDTNHMYGFWDWVGGRYSMDSAIGLSTMIAIGPENFSSMLAGFHAMDEHFKTADAGSNLPLLMGLIAVWNRNFLKIPTTAVLPYSQYLSRFPAYLQQLTMESNGKSVRRDGAPVAYDTGAIFWGEPGTNGQHSFYQLLHQGTSAVTADVIVVAQTAHAIGNQQDMLVANALAQAAVLSLGRTAQEVVADGTPSDLVAHKVMPGNRPTSVFMVKELDPHTLGALVALYEHSVFVQGAIWGIDSFDQWGVELGKKVALGILSDLTAGQAQDPNLDAASRADMNTYLSLRQI; encoded by the coding sequence ATGACCAACGAAGCCGTAGTGGATCCAAGTGGTACTGATGCTTGGAAACAGTTGCAGGGGTTTGCAGCAACAGTTGGCGCAACACCAATCAAGGAGTTGCTCGCACAAGACCAGACTCGACCAGCTCAACTTTCACTGCAGGCCGCAGGAGTACACGCGGATTTCTCCCGACAGAGAATTACGACAGACGTGATTGATGCCTTGATTGGGTTGGCAAGGCAAACGGATGTCTTTGAGTTACGCGATGCAATGTTCGCGGGGGAGCACATCAACACCACCGAGAACCGCGCCGTCCTTCACACCGCCCTGCGGCTTCCACGAAGCGCACAGTTAATTGTCGATGGCACAAATATTGTTGACGAAGTCTATGAGGTTTTGGATCGCATGGCAGTGTTTAGCGATGCAGTTCGCTCTGGGCAATGGGTTGGTGCAACGGGTAAGAAGATCACTGACGTCGTAAATATTGGAATCGGTGGATCGGATCTTGGTCCAGCTATGGCCTACCTTGCGTTAGAGGATTTTCGAGATCAATCCATCACCTGTCATTTCGTCTCGAATGTCGATCCAAGCGATGTCGGAGTTGTTCTTGAGCGCTTGAATCCCGAGACCACGCTTTTCGTGATCGCATCGAAAACATTCACGACGTTGGAAACCATGACTAACGCGGGCGATGCGCGAGCTTGGGTTGTTGCGGCGCTGGGTGAAGCATCGGTACAGAAGCACTTCGTGGCACTTTCCACGAATGCGCAAGCGGTAACGGCGTTTGGTATCGATACCAATCACATGTATGGCTTCTGGGATTGGGTTGGCGGGCGATACAGCATGGATAGCGCCATTGGGTTGTCAACAATGATCGCGATAGGTCCAGAGAATTTTTCTTCAATGCTTGCTGGCTTTCATGCGATGGACGAACATTTCAAGACCGCAGATGCCGGAAGTAATTTGCCGCTATTGATGGGGCTTATTGCAGTGTGGAATCGCAATTTCTTGAAGATTCCCACGACAGCTGTCTTGCCGTACTCGCAATATCTTTCACGTTTCCCCGCATATCTCCAGCAACTCACGATGGAAAGCAACGGCAAGAGTGTGCGTCGAGATGGCGCGCCAGTCGCATATGACACGGGTGCGATCTTCTGGGGTGAGCCTGGAACAAATGGTCAACACTCGTTCTATCAACTTTTACACCAGGGAACGAGTGCGGTTACGGCTGATGTGATCGTGGTAGCTCAAACAGCGCATGCCATTGGCAATCAGCAAGACATGCTGGTCGCTAACGCACTCGCACAAGCCGCTGTGCTTTCGTTAGGGCGCACTGCACAAGAAGTGGTGGCCGACGGAACACCATCTGATCTCGTTGCTCATAAAGTTATGCCTGGTAATCGACCAACGTCAGTTTTTATGGTGAAAGAACTAGATCCGCACACGTTGGGTGCGTTGGTGGCTCTGTATGAGCACAGCGTGTTTGTACAGGGAGCAATCTGGGGCATTGATTCATTCGATCAATGGGGTGTGGAGCTTGGAAAAAAAGTCGCGCTGGGAATTTTGTCGGATCTCACCGCAGGCCAAGCGCAGGATCCCAATCTTGATGCGGCATCGCGCGCTGACATGAATACTTATCTATCCTTGCGGCAAATTTAG
- a CDS encoding PD-(D/E)XK nuclease family protein, with the protein MTSNFPSSLSPSRANDFQSCPLKFRLRNLDRIPEAPSAAALRGNLVHTALERLFDLPAPQRTVAATALFLEQAWLDLAQVNPAGISALLIDAKLPDEPHNAQSFAAAMVSRIEPLLNTYFTLEDPTRLQPHAREMAVNVSIAEGFGIRGFIDRIDISPAGRVRIVDYKTGKAPRAGFESTAMFQMRFYALAWWRMTGDIPAMLQLIYLGSKEVLRYEPAEQDLLVTERKILSIREQIQQAVADGFTPKPSRLCGWCSYQHLCPQYGGTIPELPHSDTWESTSFESVRTQEG; encoded by the coding sequence GTGACCTCGAACTTCCCATCGTCCCTCTCGCCATCCAGAGCAAATGATTTTCAAAGCTGCCCGTTGAAGTTTCGGTTGCGCAATTTAGACCGAATTCCTGAGGCTCCATCTGCAGCAGCTTTACGCGGCAATCTTGTTCATACCGCTTTGGAGCGACTCTTCGATCTGCCAGCTCCACAACGAACTGTTGCTGCTACGGCACTTTTTTTGGAGCAAGCGTGGCTCGATTTAGCGCAGGTGAACCCCGCAGGAATCTCGGCTTTGCTCATCGACGCCAAGCTCCCTGATGAACCCCATAACGCACAGAGTTTCGCTGCAGCAATGGTTTCCCGCATCGAGCCGTTACTTAACACGTATTTCACACTTGAAGATCCAACTCGGTTGCAACCACACGCTCGTGAGATGGCAGTCAATGTGAGCATCGCTGAAGGCTTTGGAATTCGCGGATTTATCGATCGCATTGATATTTCACCAGCAGGCCGAGTGCGCATCGTTGATTACAAAACGGGCAAAGCACCAAGGGCTGGCTTTGAATCCACAGCGATGTTTCAAATGCGCTTCTATGCCCTTGCCTGGTGGCGCATGACCGGAGATATCCCGGCCATGTTGCAACTCATTTATTTAGGTAGCAAGGAAGTGCTGCGGTACGAACCTGCCGAACAGGATCTACTCGTCACCGAGCGCAAAATTCTTTCCATTCGCGAGCAAATTCAACAAGCTGTCGCCGATGGATTTACACCCAAACCTTCACGCTTATGTGGTTGGTGCTCGTATCAGCACCTGTGCCCGCAATATGGCGGAACTATTCCAGAACTACCCCACTCGGACACCTGGGAGTCAACAAGTTTCGAATCAGTTCGTACCCAAGAGGGCTAA
- the gnd gene encoding decarboxylating 6-phosphogluconate dehydrogenase encodes MTTANPVTLGMVGLGRMGANLVRRSMRDGHSCVVFDQSQDSVHALVTEGATGADSLADLVAKLPAPRAVWVMVPAGHITESVITELIVLLEPGDCLIDGGNSYYRDDIHHAQRCVEKGIDFLDVGTSGGVWGLERGYCLMIGGPEASVNRLSGLWDTISPGVEAAERTEGRMGEPSAQERGWLHCGPSGAGHFVKMVHNGIEYGLMAAYAEGLNILKHANAGKTSRDSDAETAPMANPEYYQYDLDIPAITELWRRGSVVGSWLLDLTALALSKSPNLDEFSGRVSDSGEGRWTAIASIDEGVPTPVLTAALHERFFSQGTSLFADKVLSAMRKEFGGHVEKKS; translated from the coding sequence ATGACAACAGCAAACCCTGTCACCTTAGGCATGGTTGGACTTGGGCGCATGGGAGCCAATCTTGTCCGTCGATCGATGCGTGACGGTCATTCATGCGTGGTGTTTGACCAATCGCAAGACAGCGTTCATGCACTAGTAACTGAAGGTGCAACAGGTGCGGATTCATTGGCGGACCTTGTTGCCAAGCTTCCTGCCCCTCGGGCTGTCTGGGTCATGGTGCCTGCTGGGCACATCACCGAATCCGTCATCACCGAACTTATTGTCCTTCTTGAGCCTGGCGACTGCCTCATCGATGGTGGAAATTCGTATTACCGCGATGACATTCATCATGCGCAGCGATGCGTTGAAAAGGGCATTGATTTCCTCGATGTTGGAACCTCTGGCGGCGTCTGGGGTCTAGAACGCGGCTACTGCCTGATGATCGGTGGCCCTGAGGCTTCTGTGAACCGCTTAAGTGGCCTGTGGGACACGATTTCCCCAGGTGTTGAGGCGGCGGAACGAACCGAGGGTCGCATGGGTGAGCCTTCAGCACAAGAACGTGGTTGGCTGCATTGCGGCCCGAGCGGCGCTGGTCATTTCGTCAAAATGGTGCACAACGGCATCGAGTACGGATTGATGGCTGCTTACGCTGAAGGTCTTAACATTCTCAAGCACGCAAATGCTGGAAAAACTTCCCGTGATTCTGATGCCGAGACAGCTCCCATGGCTAATCCTGAGTACTACCAATATGACCTAGATATCCCTGCAATCACCGAACTTTGGCGTCGCGGCAGTGTTGTGGGTTCATGGCTTCTTGATCTCACCGCATTAGCGTTGTCGAAGTCACCGAACCTTGATGAATTCAGCGGGCGTGTGAGCGACAGTGGTGAGGGCCGCTGGACAGCCATTGCCAGCATCGATGAAGGAGTGCCAACGCCAGTGCTGACGGCTGCATTGCATGAGCGTTTCTTTTCGCAGGGTACTTCCCTGTTCGCCGACAAGGTGTTGTCAGCGATGCGCAAGGAATTTGGCGGCCACGTCGAAAAGAAGAGCTAA
- the metH gene encoding methionine synthase — translation MTPSSHSSLREALATRVVIADGAMGTMLQAADPSLEDFQGYEGCNEILNVTRPDVVASVHDAYFAVGVDCVETNTFGANYANLGEYDITERIYELAEAGARIARECADKWSTPDRPRWVLGSVGPGTKLPSLGHAPYALLRDAYQEQVRGLIDGGADAILIETSQDLLQAKAALIGARRALTVAGVDLPVIAQVTVETTGTMLLGSEIGAALTALEPLGIDVIGLNCATGPAEMSEHLRTLAKTANIGISAMPNAGLPELTSDGAYYPLSPEELADAHDNFTKEYGLGLIGGCCGTTPAHLEAVVKRVHGRSIAQRSPQRDASVASLYQSVPFRQDTTYLSIGERTNANGSKAFREAMLSANWDDCIEIARAQIRDGAHVLDLCIDYVGRDGVGDMRDLAGRLATASTLPIMLDSTEPAVLEAGLEMLGGRAIVNSVNYEDGDGPESRFGKIMPLVKEHGAAVVALTIDEEGQARTAEWKIRVAERLIKDLTENWGMSVEDIMVDTLTFPIATGQEETRRDGIETIEAIRVLHERYPGLQTTLGLSNVSFGLNPAARQVLNSVFLNECIAVGLTSAIAHASKILPMNRIPEDQRQGALDLVYDRRIYNDAGELTHDPLSHFLELFDGVETKSLNASRAEEMAKLPLFERLERRIIDGERNGLEADLEAALLEKPALAIVNETLLEGMKTVGQLFGSGEMQLPFVLQSAEVMKTAVAYLEPFMERTDEEGKGTMVLATVKGDVHDIGKNLVDIILTNNGYNVVNIGIKQPINAIIDAAEEHKADAIGMSGLLVKSTVIMRENLEEMNTRGIGEKYPVLLGGAALTRAFVEQDLQDMYTGQVRYARDAFEGLRLMDAVMGVKRGVPGAALPEARKRKVTSAAKVSVTAPEDMPSRSDVSDAIPVPVAPFFGDRIVKGIPLADYVPYLDERALFLGQWGLKPTRGDGPSYQELVETEGRPRLRMWLDRIQTDGAIEPAVAYGYFPCYSEGNELVIVHEDGPNKGEERTRLWFPRQTRDRHLCISDFFKSKESGELDVVAFHVVTMGEAASRATAKLFEADNYRDYLELHGLSVQLTEALAEYWHARTREELGLRGEDNPDMDTLIAKQGYRGSRYSFGYPACPDLDQQVQLMELLKPDRIGVELSEEFQLHPEQSTSAIIVHHPEAKYFNAT, via the coding sequence ATGACTCCATCGTCGCATTCAAGCCTTCGCGAGGCCCTCGCCACCAGAGTAGTGATTGCCGACGGCGCTATGGGCACCATGCTCCAAGCTGCCGATCCCTCCCTCGAGGATTTTCAGGGGTATGAGGGCTGCAATGAGATTCTGAACGTTACTCGGCCAGACGTCGTGGCCAGTGTTCACGATGCATATTTCGCCGTGGGTGTGGATTGCGTTGAGACCAATACTTTTGGCGCTAACTACGCCAACCTCGGCGAATATGACATCACTGAGCGAATTTATGAACTCGCTGAAGCCGGAGCCCGCATTGCCCGTGAGTGTGCAGATAAGTGGTCGACCCCAGATCGACCCCGTTGGGTGTTGGGTTCTGTAGGACCAGGTACCAAATTGCCTTCACTGGGGCATGCTCCATACGCCTTGCTACGTGATGCCTACCAAGAGCAAGTTCGCGGTCTCATCGATGGTGGCGCTGATGCCATCTTGATTGAAACCTCACAAGACCTTCTGCAAGCCAAAGCTGCACTCATTGGTGCACGGCGTGCGTTGACGGTTGCCGGTGTCGATCTGCCGGTGATCGCGCAGGTGACGGTGGAGACCACAGGCACGATGCTGCTCGGCTCTGAAATTGGTGCCGCACTCACGGCCTTGGAGCCACTTGGTATTGATGTCATTGGCTTGAACTGTGCTACCGGTCCAGCTGAGATGAGTGAGCATCTGCGCACTCTGGCAAAGACCGCAAACATTGGTATTTCTGCAATGCCCAATGCCGGATTGCCTGAACTCACCTCAGATGGTGCGTATTACCCGCTGAGCCCAGAAGAACTTGCTGACGCACATGACAATTTCACCAAGGAATATGGATTAGGGCTTATTGGTGGATGCTGTGGAACGACTCCTGCTCATCTTGAAGCAGTCGTCAAGCGTGTGCATGGGCGATCAATCGCTCAGCGATCACCGCAGCGTGATGCCTCGGTTGCATCGCTCTACCAATCCGTGCCCTTCCGACAAGACACAACGTACTTATCAATCGGTGAGCGAACCAATGCCAATGGGTCAAAGGCATTTCGCGAAGCAATGCTTTCCGCCAATTGGGATGACTGCATTGAAATTGCACGCGCGCAAATTCGCGATGGCGCGCATGTTCTTGATTTGTGCATTGACTACGTAGGGCGCGATGGTGTTGGCGATATGCGTGACCTTGCAGGTCGACTTGCCACCGCAAGCACTTTGCCGATCATGCTGGATTCAACCGAGCCTGCTGTTCTTGAAGCTGGCCTAGAAATGCTCGGCGGACGCGCAATCGTCAATTCGGTCAACTATGAAGATGGCGATGGTCCAGAATCTCGTTTCGGTAAAATCATGCCGCTGGTTAAGGAGCATGGTGCAGCGGTTGTCGCATTGACGATTGACGAAGAGGGTCAGGCGCGCACGGCCGAATGGAAGATTCGTGTTGCAGAACGCCTAATCAAAGACCTCACCGAAAACTGGGGTATGTCTGTTGAAGACATCATGGTTGACACTCTGACGTTCCCCATTGCAACGGGCCAAGAAGAAACGCGTCGCGACGGTATTGAGACGATTGAAGCAATCAGGGTGCTCCATGAGCGTTACCCGGGTCTTCAAACAACCCTAGGTTTGTCCAATGTGTCCTTTGGTTTGAATCCAGCGGCACGCCAAGTTCTGAACTCTGTTTTCCTCAACGAGTGCATCGCAGTAGGACTGACGTCAGCTATTGCGCACGCCTCGAAGATCTTGCCCATGAACCGTATCCCTGAGGATCAGCGCCAAGGTGCTCTTGATCTGGTGTACGACCGTCGTATCTACAACGACGCTGGGGAACTCACCCATGATCCGTTGTCACATTTCCTCGAACTTTTTGATGGTGTCGAAACAAAATCCTTGAATGCATCTCGCGCTGAAGAAATGGCAAAACTTCCACTCTTTGAGCGACTGGAACGTCGCATTATTGATGGCGAGCGCAATGGATTGGAAGCTGATCTCGAAGCTGCACTACTTGAGAAACCAGCATTGGCAATCGTCAATGAAACCTTGCTGGAAGGTATGAAGACTGTAGGTCAGCTTTTTGGATCTGGCGAAATGCAACTGCCATTCGTCCTGCAAAGTGCAGAAGTGATGAAAACAGCTGTTGCTTATCTCGAGCCATTCATGGAACGAACTGATGAAGAGGGCAAAGGCACCATGGTGCTAGCTACGGTTAAGGGCGATGTCCATGACATTGGTAAAAACCTCGTTGACATCATTTTGACCAACAACGGATATAACGTTGTGAATATTGGCATCAAACAACCGATTAACGCCATCATTGATGCAGCGGAGGAACACAAGGCAGATGCCATCGGCATGAGTGGTTTGCTCGTAAAGAGCACGGTCATCATGCGTGAAAATCTTGAAGAGATGAATACTCGAGGCATCGGAGAGAAGTACCCCGTACTTCTAGGCGGCGCAGCTTTGACTCGTGCTTTCGTTGAACAAGATCTCCAAGACATGTACACCGGTCAAGTGCGTTATGCCAGAGATGCATTCGAAGGATTGCGCTTGATGGATGCAGTCATGGGTGTTAAGCGTGGAGTTCCTGGCGCCGCACTTCCTGAGGCGCGTAAGCGCAAGGTCACTTCAGCTGCCAAGGTCAGTGTTACAGCACCAGAAGACATGCCTTCTCGCTCTGATGTGTCTGACGCAATCCCTGTACCAGTTGCACCGTTTTTTGGTGATCGGATTGTGAAGGGTATTCCGCTTGCTGATTACGTGCCATATCTCGACGAACGCGCTCTCTTCCTTGGTCAATGGGGATTAAAGCCAACTCGAGGAGACGGGCCGTCATATCAAGAACTCGTGGAAACTGAAGGTCGACCACGCTTGCGCATGTGGCTGGATCGCATTCAAACTGATGGCGCAATTGAACCGGCAGTCGCTTACGGTTATTTCCCTTGCTACAGCGAGGGCAATGAGTTAGTTATCGTTCATGAAGATGGACCTAACAAGGGTGAAGAACGCACTCGTTTGTGGTTCCCGCGTCAAACCAGAGATCGTCATCTGTGCATTAGTGACTTCTTCAAATCGAAGGAATCAGGCGAACTCGATGTCGTGGCTTTCCATGTTGTCACGATGGGCGAAGCTGCCTCGCGTGCTACGGCAAAACTTTTTGAGGCCGATAACTACCGTGATTATTTGGAATTGCATGGTCTTTCAGTCCAACTCACAGAGGCGCTTGCCGAATATTGGCATGCTCGCACCCGTGAAGAGCTTGGCCTTCGAGGGGAAGACAACCCCGACATGGACACGTTGATTGCCAAGCAGGGATATCGCGGCTCTCGATATTCATTCGGTTACCCAGCTTGCCCTGATTTGGATCAGCAGGTGCAGTTGATGGAACTCCTAAAGCCGGATCGAATTGGCGTTGAATTATCTGAGGAATTCCAATTGCACCCAGAACAGTCAACTAGCGCAATCATCGTTCACCATCCCGAGGCAAAGTACTTCAACGCGACATGA
- the mshC gene encoding cysteine--1-D-myo-inosityl 2-amino-2-deoxy-alpha-D-glucopyranoside ligase — protein sequence MESWNQPSIPKLPGQGRALALFDTAVQRVHPTTPGPVAKMYVCGITPYDATHMGHAATYVAFDLVYRAWLDAGHEVHYVQNVTDIDDPLLERAVERGEDWKVIAERETALFREDMTELGVIPPREYIGAVEAIPSVAEYVTQLQAKGAVYSVDDDLYFAVHEDPAFGKVANLDTEQMLAIFAERGGDPDRPGKRNPLDCLVWQDARPDEPAWNTSLGHGRPGWHIECVAIALDHLGDRMDVLGGGSDLAFPHHEMSASEAAVITGCECNQHFVHAGMVGWQGHKMSKSRGNLVFVSQLRHSGVDPMAIRLALLAHHYRTDWAWTPHGLEGAKDRLSIWRQAAASDKAPAFEPFLEKMREHLANDLRTPEVIDVVDTWALAATNQEGESADSAALMRDSVDALLGIKL from the coding sequence GTGGAATCTTGGAATCAGCCTTCAATACCTAAACTCCCAGGGCAGGGTCGTGCGCTAGCCCTATTTGATACTGCGGTGCAGCGAGTTCATCCAACGACACCTGGGCCAGTAGCCAAGATGTACGTCTGCGGCATTACTCCGTATGACGCTACGCACATGGGACACGCAGCTACCTATGTTGCATTCGATCTGGTGTATCGCGCTTGGCTAGATGCTGGTCACGAAGTTCATTACGTTCAAAATGTGACTGATATTGATGATCCTTTGCTGGAACGCGCAGTGGAGCGTGGGGAAGATTGGAAGGTCATCGCCGAACGTGAAACCGCATTATTTCGCGAGGATATGACTGAACTCGGTGTTATCCCACCGCGCGAATATATTGGTGCGGTCGAAGCTATTCCGTCTGTTGCTGAGTACGTCACACAATTGCAAGCCAAGGGTGCCGTGTATTCCGTAGATGATGATTTGTATTTTGCCGTTCACGAAGACCCCGCTTTTGGCAAGGTCGCAAACCTTGATACAGAACAGATGCTTGCAATCTTTGCCGAACGGGGCGGAGATCCAGACCGCCCAGGTAAGCGCAATCCTTTAGATTGTTTAGTGTGGCAAGACGCACGACCAGATGAACCTGCCTGGAACACAAGTCTTGGTCACGGCAGACCGGGTTGGCATATTGAGTGTGTAGCCATCGCATTGGATCACCTCGGCGATCGTATGGACGTCCTTGGTGGTGGAAGTGATTTGGCATTTCCTCATCATGAAATGAGTGCATCAGAAGCAGCAGTGATCACTGGCTGCGAATGCAATCAGCATTTTGTTCATGCGGGCATGGTTGGTTGGCAGGGACACAAAATGAGTAAGTCGCGCGGCAACCTCGTATTTGTTTCGCAGTTGCGACATTCAGGTGTCGATCCCATGGCAATTCGTCTTGCACTTCTCGCGCATCACTACCGAACTGACTGGGCTTGGACGCCGCATGGCCTAGAGGGAGCAAAGGACCGCCTGAGTATTTGGCGTCAAGCGGCAGCGTCTGACAAGGCGCCTGCTTTTGAACCTTTCCTTGAGAAAATGCGCGAGCATCTCGCCAATGATTTACGTACACCAGAGGTGATTGATGTTGTGGATACTTGGGCGCTTGCAGCGACTAATCAAGAAGGCGAATCGGCTGACTCAGCCGCTTTGATGCGCGACAGTGTTGACGCTCTTCTTGGCATCAAACTGTAG
- a CDS encoding HAD family hydrolase: MMPSAVLFDMDGTLVDSEHLWLAGERLVMQELGADWSHADQQHCLGGPIERAVDYMVEKSDTDQPHHVVLERLLVVMGQLYGSTPLQWQPGARALLVEALEAGIPTALVTASWRRIIEVVEQSINQDLGRTAFAFTVGGDEVVQTKPHPDPYLMAARALNFEPHQCLAFEDSPPGAQSARDAGCLVIAIPHITEISQRPGLVTVPTLEGTDLAMLWSKFG; this comes from the coding sequence ATGATGCCTAGTGCGGTGCTCTTCGATATGGATGGCACGCTGGTTGATTCTGAACATCTTTGGCTTGCTGGCGAGCGTTTGGTCATGCAGGAATTGGGAGCGGATTGGTCTCATGCCGATCAGCAGCATTGCCTCGGTGGCCCAATAGAGCGCGCAGTTGATTACATGGTGGAAAAGTCAGATACCGATCAACCACATCACGTAGTTCTCGAACGCTTACTCGTGGTGATGGGGCAGTTGTATGGCTCAACACCTCTGCAGTGGCAGCCGGGTGCCCGAGCATTACTTGTTGAGGCGCTCGAGGCAGGCATTCCCACAGCACTCGTCACGGCCTCCTGGCGGCGCATCATTGAGGTTGTTGAACAATCCATTAACCAGGATCTTGGGCGAACGGCGTTTGCGTTTACTGTCGGAGGGGATGAAGTGGTGCAAACGAAGCCTCACCCAGATCCGTACCTCATGGCCGCTCGCGCCTTAAATTTCGAGCCTCATCAATGCCTAGCATTTGAAGATTCGCCACCTGGTGCGCAGTCGGCGCGCGATGCGGGATGTCTGGTTATTGCAATTCCACACATCACTGAAATATCCCAAAGGCCAGGGTTAGTGACAGTACCCACACTTGAAGGCACGGATCTAGCAATGTTGTGGAGTAAGTTCGGTTAG